CCAAGGGTTCGTGAACCGCCTGGCGAGAATAAACCGGCTATAAATATGAGAACTGACCGGTCACGGTGCGCGCTGTTGAAATTGCTGCAAAATTGGCACAGATTGGCAACCAAACAACTACAACAAACGCTTCTCCAGGCTGAACGTTGAGTGATTTTTCCCCGATCTTACGGAAATTTCCCACTCAGTTCGCACTAGACGAAGCAACCGCAAAGGGGGCTGGTGCTTGAAAAAACGTCTGTTCGTTACAGGCCTCAGCGGTTTCGTGGGACGTCACATCAAATCTCGACTGAACGGTCATGATTCGGCGTGGCAGGTGATGCCTGTTGCTGCCCGCTACGACCTGACGGATGCCAAGACCCTGGAAGGCCTTTGGCCCGAGGTTCCCGACGCCGTGATCCACCTGGCGGGACAGACCTTTGTCCCTGAAGCCTTTCGCGATCCGGCGCGTACCCTGCACATCAACCTGCTGGGCACCTTGAACCTGCTCCAGGCCCTCAAGGCCCGGGGTTTCACCGGAACGTTCCTGTATGTCAGCTCCGGTGATGTCTATGGCCAGGTCAGCGAAGACCAACTGCCAATCACCGAACTGCAACCGCCCGCCCCGCGCAACCCGTATGCCGTGAGCAAGCTGTCGGCCGAACTGCTGAGCCTGCAATGGGGCATGAGCGAAGGCTGGCCGGTGCTGGTGGCCCGCCCGTTCAATCACATCGGGCCCGGTCAGAAGGACAGCTTCGTCATTGCCAGCGCCGCCCGGCAAATCAGCCGGATCAAGCTGGGCCTGCAACCGGCCCGGCTACAGGTGGGCGACATCGACGTGACGCGCGACTTCCTTGATGTCGGCGATGTGATTTCGGCCTACCTGGCCCTGCTCGACAAAGGCATGCCGGGGCAGGTCTACAACATCTGCTCGGGCCGCGAGCAGAGCATTCGCAGCCTGATCGAACAACTGGGCGATATCGCCCAGGTCGACGTGCAACTGATCCAGGACCCTGCGCGTCTTCGTCGCGCAGAACAGCGTCGCGTCTGTGGTAGCCCAGCCAAGCTACGACAGGCCACCGGATGGACGCCTGAAACAACAACACAACAATCCTTGCGGGCGATCCTGTCCGACTGGGAGATACGGGTACAACAAGAATGAAAAGTGCACTGATCACAGGGATCACCGGCCAGGACGGCGCGTATCTGGCCAAGTTGCTGCTCGACAAGGGTTACAGAGTCCACGGCCTGGTGGCGCGACGAAGCAGCGACTCGCGCTGGCGGCTGCGAGAGATGGGCATCGAACAGGACATCGTTTACCTGGACGGTGACATGGCCGATGCCTGCTCGGTGCAACGGGCCGTGATCAAGTCGACGCCGGACGAGGTGTACAACCTGGCCGCGCAGAGTTTCGTCGCGGCTTCCTGGGACCAACCGGTGACCACCGGCATCGTCGATGGACTGGGGGTCACCCACCTGCTCGAAGCCATTCGCCAGTTCAGCGTGCATACGCGCTTCTACCAAGCATCCACCAGCGAGATGTTCGGCCTGATCCAGGCCGAGCAACAGGACGAACACACCCCGTTTTATCCACGCAGCCCCTATGGCGTGGCGAAACTGTACGGCCACTGGATCACCGTCAACTACCGGGAAAGCTTCGGCCTGCATGCCAGCAGCGGCATCCTGTTCAACCACGAATCACCGCTGCGTGGCATTGAGTTCGTGACCCGCAAGGTCACCGACGCCGCTGCGCGCATCAAGCAGGGCAAGCAGCAGGAATTACGCCTGGGCAATATCGACGCCAAGCGCGACTGGGGCTTTGCCGGCGATTACGTCGAGGCCATGTGGCTGATGCTGCAACAGGACAAGCCCGACGATTACGTGGTGGCCACCGGCGTCACCACCACCGTGCGCGAGATGTGCAGGATTGCCTTCGACCACGTGGGCCTGGACTACCGTGACTTCGTCAAGATCGACCCGGCGTTTTTCCGCCCGGCCGAAGTCGAGGTGTTGCTCGGCAACCCGGCCAAGGCACAACGGGTCTTGGGCTGGAAGCCCAGGACCGACCTCGACACCCTGATCCGCATGATGATGGATGCGGACATGAAACGCGTTGCCAAGGAGTAGGCCATGCTCATTCCCGTAATTCTCTCCGGCGGTGCCGGGACGAGATTGTGGCCGGTGTCCCGCGAGGGCCATCCCAAGCCCTTCATGCTCTTGCCCGACGGCCAGTCGCTGCTGGGCAAGACCTATCGACGTGCCGCAGGGTTGTTCGACGGCCGTGGCGACATCGTCACCGTTACCAATCGCGAGTATTACTTCCAGAGCCGCGACCATTATCAAAGCGCCCACCTGGAGCGTTATCGCGGTCATTTCGTGCTCGAACCGACAGGTCGCAACACCGCGCCGGCCATTGCCACGGCCACCCTCGCGGTGCAGGCCCAGCATGGTGACGACGCGATCCTGGTGGTCATGCCTGCCGACCACCTGATCCAGGACGAGGCGGCCTTCAAGGCCTGCGTGGAACACGCGGTCGAACTGGCTAAAAACGGCCACCTGGTAACCTTCGGCATACTGCCCTCGGCGCCGGAAACCGGCTTCGGCTATATCGAACGGGGCAAGCCCCTGGATACCAAGGGCGCGGCCAAGGTCGTACGCTTCGTGGAAAAACCCGACCTGCAGACCGCCACGCAATACCTGGAAAGCGGCCGCTTCCTGTGGAACTCGGGGATGTTCTGCTTCTCGGTCAAGACCCTGCTGGCAGAGCTGCAAGCCCACGCCCCCGAGCTGCTGGAACAGGCGCG
The sequence above is drawn from the Pseudomonas sp. St316 genome and encodes:
- the gmd gene encoding GDP-mannose 4,6-dehydratase; its protein translation is MKSALITGITGQDGAYLAKLLLDKGYRVHGLVARRSSDSRWRLREMGIEQDIVYLDGDMADACSVQRAVIKSTPDEVYNLAAQSFVAASWDQPVTTGIVDGLGVTHLLEAIRQFSVHTRFYQASTSEMFGLIQAEQQDEHTPFYPRSPYGVAKLYGHWITVNYRESFGLHASSGILFNHESPLRGIEFVTRKVTDAAARIKQGKQQELRLGNIDAKRDWGFAGDYVEAMWLMLQQDKPDDYVVATGVTTTVREMCRIAFDHVGLDYRDFVKIDPAFFRPAEVEVLLGNPAKAQRVLGWKPRTDLDTLIRMMMDADMKRVAKE
- a CDS encoding GDP-mannose 4,6-dehydratase encodes the protein MKKRLFVTGLSGFVGRHIKSRLNGHDSAWQVMPVAARYDLTDAKTLEGLWPEVPDAVIHLAGQTFVPEAFRDPARTLHINLLGTLNLLQALKARGFTGTFLYVSSGDVYGQVSEDQLPITELQPPAPRNPYAVSKLSAELLSLQWGMSEGWPVLVARPFNHIGPGQKDSFVIASAARQISRIKLGLQPARLQVGDIDVTRDFLDVGDVISAYLALLDKGMPGQVYNICSGREQSIRSLIEQLGDIAQVDVQLIQDPARLRRAEQRRVCGSPAKLRQATGWTPETTTQQSLRAILSDWEIRVQQE